Genomic window (Acidobacteriota bacterium):
ATCGAACCGCAGTACCATCTGGCGAAGATCATGGTCACCGGAATGCCGAATCCCCAGGTCCACAATCTTCAGAACAGCAAGGCGCAGAACGACGCCGATGCGCGCAAGAAGATCCAGATGATCGCGAACCGCCTGGATAGTGGCGACGATTTTGCCACGCTGGCCATGAATTATTCGGAAGATCCGGAGACCAGCAACAATGGCGGCGATCTTGGATTGGCGCCGGAGTCGGCGCTGAAGAATGCTGACCCTGCAACTCGCGACTCCGTGTTGAAGCTAAAGCCCGGACAATTTACTCCCGTCCTGCCTCTGCTCAATCCGGCCAACCATCAGCCGTACGGTTACATGATCGTAAAGCTGGTTTCAAAAGAAGCCGCTGGACAACGCGACCTGAGCAATCCCAGCGTGCAACAGGCGTTTCGCCAACAGTTGCGGGATCGCCGTGAACAACTTCTGAAAGCTGCGTATTACGAGACTCTGCGCGACGATGCGAAGATTACGAATTATTACGCAGAAGAAGTGCTGAAGAACGCAGGGACGGCGAAATAGGCTTGGATTGCGGCGGAGACGGGGCAAGCCCCGTCTCTACGTATCGATTCGTATTATCCGTCTAATTTCTTGGTTACGACTTCATTCACTAGTTGCGGATTCGCCTGACCCTTCGAAGCTTTCATCACCTGACCCACAAAAAATCCAAGCACCGTTTTCTTGCCGGCGCGATATTGCTCAACCTGCTTGGGGTTTGCTGCGATCACTTCGTCTGCGAATTTCTCCAGCGCAGACGTATCGCGCGATTGCTGCGGCCGGTCTTCTTCTTCGTACACCGCCGGGAAGTCCTTGTTGCGCTCGAAGCTCAGGTCGTAGAGATCTTTGAGCATCTTGCCGGAGATTGCACCGGACTCAACCAGATCAGCTGACGCCGCCACACCGGCCATCGATATCGGGGAATGCTCGAGTTCAAGGCCTTTCGCCTTCAACCTCCCGAGCAGTTCGCTTTGCACCAGGTTGGCGACGCGTTTGGGATTCTTCGCTGCTTGTGCTGCGGATTCAAACTGATCCGCCATCGTGCGCGTACGAGTCAGCGACGCCGCATCGCCAGCGGTGATTCCATATTCCTTCGTCATGCGCTCGCGGCGCGCTTCGGGGAGTTCCGGCAAACTGGCCTGCAGGCGAGCTTGCCAGGCTTCATCGACAATCAGGGGAAGCAGGTCCGGCTCGGGGAAATAGCGATAGTCGTGCGCCTGCTCTTTCGATCGCATGCTGTAAGTGCGACCTTCGTTGGCGTTGTAGAGCCTGGTTTCCTGCGTGATCCTGCCCCCTGACTCGAGCACGCCGATGTGGCGCTCGATCTCATATTCCAGCGCCAATTTGATAAAGCGGAAGGAATTGACGTTCTTGACTTCCGTCTTCGTGCCAAACTCTTTTTGTCCGCGCGGACGCACACTAATGTTTGCATCGCAGCGCAGCGAACCTTCTTCCATGTTGCAATCGCTCACCCCGGTATACAGAACGATTTCTTTCAGCCGCGTCAGGTATTCGTAGGCTTCATCGGGAGAGCGCATGTCCGGTTCACTGACTATCTCAGCAAGGGGCACGCCGGTACGATTGAGATCGATTCCGGTCTTCTGATCGGCGTCCGGGAAACCATCGTGCAAGCTCTTCCCGGCATCTTCCTCGAGATGAAGACGGGTGATGCCGATTTTCTTCGTGCCGCCCACGATTGGAATCTCAATCGCGCCAAACTCCGCCAGCGGCTTGTCGTATTGCGATATCTGGTATCCCTTGGGCAGGTCAGGATAGAAATAATTCTTGCGCGCGAAGATCGACGTCTCATTGATGCGGCAACCGAGCGCCATCGCCGCTACGGTGGCAAATTCCACAGCTTTCCGGTTCAGAACCGGCAACGCTCCTGGCATTCCAAGGCAAACCGGACACACGTTGGAATTCGGAGGTTCGCCGAATTGCGTCGAGCACGAACAAAAAATCTTCGAGGCAGTCAACAATTGAACGTGGACTTCCAACCCGATCACGGGCTCGTACTTTGCGAGGACATCTTCGGAAATGGCCGATACAATCGCCATGGTCAAAGGAGATTATAGACGGACTCGTCTCGTCAGCAGCGAAACCGCCCCTGTAGAGACGAGGCTTGCCTCGTCTCCGTCGCGAAAGGAACTGCTGCTGTCGGCGCAGCCGCAGCAAGCCGCATCCCTACTCCCGGGCACTCACCGGGATTCTCATTTATTTTCTGGCTGATATCCGCTGCAAGCGGTCACCGGCAGCCGGGGATATTTTGGGAAACGAGCGTCCTGCAAGGAGAGTTCGCAGCGAAAGAACACTGAGCCGCGATCGGACTCAATCCGGCGAGAATGCTTGCAGTCGCGACACAGGCCTGGATCCCTTGTGTTCTGAGTCACACTTTCTTCCGCCGCCATTCCGTCACCGCTCGTCTGGGTCCAACTTCCATAGAGGCTGATCGCCCAGCGCGTTGTAGAAACCCCAGCCCGCCAGCGCTACCACGCTGATCAGGATCGCAACCGGTGTGGTCGCATACCAGGCCGAAAAATCGGACGTGAAGGGAACATTGCCGAGCAGGTTGACCGTGAAAACGGCACAGGCCAGGGGAACCAGTCCGAAGCGCATCACGATGATGACCGCAATCGTGTAGATGAGAATCTCCGACGGCACCAGCACCCAAAGGTGAGAACTGCCGTACGCCTTCGCCAGGGTAAAAATTCCCACGAACACGATGGCGGCCAGCCAATCCATGCGCAGCACGACCTTCAAGCCGAGCAAAACGAAGAAGAATTCCAGCGTGGCGAGTACGGATACCGGAAGTTGCGTCCACCATGCGGCCAGCGCCTCGCGCCCTCCGATCAGGTAATCGGTTTGTGCGAGGCTGGGAGGAGATCCCTGCTGCAGCAAGACAAGGTGTGTCACCTTGAAGATGAGCAGCCAGGCCGTGCCCAGCATCACTCCGAACAAGATATCTCTGCCGACCAGTGGATCGCGCAGGCGCCCTGCTACCAGGCGGCTCCACGAGATGATCGAATGGGGCCAGAAACGGCGTACGTAAGGTTCGACAGCGAGGTAAAGAATCCACGT
Coding sequences:
- a CDS encoding SurA N-terminal domain-containing protein; this encodes MIAALVAFFLLQFAACNGDGSGGDVMASVNGRKIYRTEVDKYFANQTAGSEQQPTGEQAVSLRLSILDTLIETEILMRRAEKLGLLATDEEVDRKLNEMKSPFTAEQFNKRLEEKKITVDDFKRDLRRSLTRDKVLNKEITSRINITDQDVADYYNAHKSEFNFIEPQYHLAKIMVTGMPNPQVHNLQNSKAQNDADARKKIQMIANRLDSGDDFATLAMNYSEDPETSNNGGDLGLAPESALKNADPATRDSVLKLKPGQFTPVLPLLNPANHQPYGYMIVKLVSKEAAGQRDLSNPSVQQAFRQQLRDRREQLLKAAYYETLRDDAKITNYYAEEVLKNAGTAK
- the gatB gene encoding Asp-tRNA(Asn)/Glu-tRNA(Gln) amidotransferase subunit GatB codes for the protein MAIVSAISEDVLAKYEPVIGLEVHVQLLTASKIFCSCSTQFGEPPNSNVCPVCLGMPGALPVLNRKAVEFATVAAMALGCRINETSIFARKNYFYPDLPKGYQISQYDKPLAEFGAIEIPIVGGTKKIGITRLHLEEDAGKSLHDGFPDADQKTGIDLNRTGVPLAEIVSEPDMRSPDEAYEYLTRLKEIVLYTGVSDCNMEEGSLRCDANISVRPRGQKEFGTKTEVKNVNSFRFIKLALEYEIERHIGVLESGGRITQETRLYNANEGRTYSMRSKEQAHDYRYFPEPDLLPLIVDEAWQARLQASLPELPEARRERMTKEYGITAGDAASLTRTRTMADQFESAAQAAKNPKRVANLVQSELLGRLKAKGLELEHSPISMAGVAASADLVESGAISGKMLKDLYDLSFERNKDFPAVYEEEDRPQQSRDTSALEKFADEVIAANPKQVEQYRAGKKTVLGFFVGQVMKASKGQANPQLVNEVVTKKLDG